Genomic DNA from Candidatus Hydrogenedentota bacterium:
ACATACCGCCCCATTTCGCATCACAGACCTTGGTCGTGTTCGCCTTGCCAGCCAGCGGCATTGCATGCAATGCCGTTCAGCCCTCGCCTCCCCCGGCTGAACTATCTCACTCTCGCCTGGCACTGAGATCCCTTCGCGCCACCGTGATCCGTATCTGATTTAACCTCCCCGTCTCTCGTGGAACGTCCAGGAGAAGTGCATCTGGTCACTTCATCTGCCTGGCCGCGATGTTCGCAATGTGTTTTGAACTACGACGGAGAGTTGTATCATGTCAAAGTACTTCCATTCCTTTAGAAGCTCGTGCCTTGTTGCCGCACTTTTGTTGACATTGAGCGTCGTGGCGCTGGGGTGTGCGCATGCGCCGATTTCATATGCACGCAACACGTTTACACCACGCGTCAATAAAAACGGCCCGCCGTATACCAAATATCCCCATCTTGGCCGCAATCACTTTACTCGCACGCCCCCCAAATCTAATGGAGGGCGATAAAATGTCAAAGTTTCCATACTATATTTTGGCGTGCCTCACCTTTTGGGCTGTTCCTGCTTATGTATGTTATGCCGTCGAAGCTGTGTCACAACCAGAGTTGACTGCTTTCAATAACCCAACCGGCCCGTTGTCTCTAGCCGATGTCTTGGCCCTTGCGCTCGAACAGCATCCTGACTTGAAGGTGTACTCCTGGGATATCCGAGCCGCCGAAGCAAGGGAGATTCAGGCGGGGCTGCGCCCCAATCCAGAACTCTCGCTTGATATTGAAGATATCCGGATCGGTGGATCCAATAGCACAAGCGCTTCGTCTCGAACGCTGGGCTTTTCGGGCGTTGACGGCCTCTCTGCCGGTATCTCGCGTTCGGAGGAATCTCCGCAAGACTCCGTGTTTGGAGAAACGGAAATTACCCTCGCCCTCTCCCAACTGGTTGAACTGGGAGGCAAGCGCGCCAAGCGCGTAATAGCGGCGAGCCGCGAACGGGACGTTGTCGCCTGGGACTACGAAGTTGCCCGCGTGGATGTATTGACAAAGGCGGCCCAAGCGTTCTACGCCGTAGTTGCCGCCCAGGAACACGTAGACTTGTCGAAAACACTGGCCGATCTGGCAAACCAAGCCCATGCGACCATTCAGACGCTGGTGCAGGCCGGCAAAGTATCGGCAATCGAAGAATCCCGAAGCCAGGTGGAGCTCGGCCAGCTCAGCATCGAGCGTGATACCGCGATCCACGAACTGAATGCGGCGCGTATCGAACTTGCCGGGACGTGGGGGTCGAACGAGCCAAGATTTGACACGGCAATCGGGAGCTTTCCTGAGTCCTTCGCCCCAATGTCCGCTGAAGATCTAGAGGCATCGATTGACAGGTCTCCCTATATGTCCCGTTGGGTCGCCGAACTGGATCGGCGCGACGCGGTGATTGCATTGGAGCGGGCCAACGGTAAGCCGGATCTCACGGTGACTCTTGGTCTACGTAGCTCGGGATCCGGCGGTGCGGATTCAGGTACCAGGGATCTTTCTAGTGCAGACGGTCTATCGATAACTAGGGGAAGCACCGACTCCGATCGAGATGCACGCGTTGTGCTCGGTTTCTCCCTTCCCTTGCCTCTGTTTAACCGCAACCAGGGCTCCATCGCGGAGGCGGAATATCTGGCTCGCAAGGCGTCCGATGAGCGTCGCGCTACCCAAGCGGCCATATCTAACGCCTTGGCGGTGGCCTCGGAGCGCGCATCGGCGTTCCATGCCGCTTACCTTTCAATGAAAATAACCGTCGTGCCAACGGCGCAAGAGGCCTTCGATGCCGTCCAGGAAGGCTACCTGGCGGGTAAATTCGGATTGCTGGATGTACTCATCGCACAGCGCGCGCTATTTGACGCGCAGCGCCAAATGACCCAATCACAAGCTTCCTTTCAACAAACCATCGTGGAGATCGAGCGCTTCACCGGGATGACCTCGGAACCGGCACAGCCTGTTGAGTTAGTAGAGCCCATGGAGAAAAAACAATGAAAGTACTCAATATTGTCCTGGTTGCGCTGGTTGTTGTTGTCGGCGGCGGGTTTGCCTACTACTTTTCAACCATGGAGATGCCCGTCGCGGCCACCGAGGAAGGCGAGGCTGGCCATGCCGACGAAGCGGGCGAAAAAGAACACGAGCACACCGGCGAGGAAGAACATGCCGAAGAGGGCGAAAAGCACGACGACCATGGGGAAGAACCCCATGAAGAAGGCGGCACGGATGAGCATGGGGACGAAGATGGTGCCCAACACGCCAAAATCGACGAAGCTACTGCTGAAAAGCATGGCCTCAAGTTCGCCCC
This window encodes:
- a CDS encoding TolC family protein, whose translation is MSKFPYYILACLTFWAVPAYVCYAVEAVSQPELTAFNNPTGPLSLADVLALALEQHPDLKVYSWDIRAAEAREIQAGLRPNPELSLDIEDIRIGGSNSTSASSRTLGFSGVDGLSAGISRSEESPQDSVFGETEITLALSQLVELGGKRAKRVIAASRERDVVAWDYEVARVDVLTKAAQAFYAVVAAQEHVDLSKTLADLANQAHATIQTLVQAGKVSAIEESRSQVELGQLSIERDTAIHELNAARIELAGTWGSNEPRFDTAIGSFPESFAPMSAEDLEASIDRSPYMSRWVAELDRRDAVIALERANGKPDLTVTLGLRSSGSGGADSGTRDLSSADGLSITRGSTDSDRDARVVLGFSLPLPLFNRNQGSIAEAEYLARKASDERRATQAAISNALAVASERASAFHAAYLSMKITVVPTAQEAFDAVQEGYLAGKFGLLDVLIAQRALFDAQRQMTQSQASFQQTIVEIERFTGMTSEPAQPVELVEPMEKKQ